One Puniceicoccus vermicola genomic window, CGCAGTCGGTAATTTTCAAAGTTTCTGAAGCCGAAGGCTCTTCTTTGGATGAGTTTCATTTTTCTGTGGAAGCCTTCGGTGATGGCATTGTTTTTGGTAAATCGCCACATGGTGGCGATGGGCTCGATCCATTGTTGGAGGGTCTTGGCGAGGGTTTTGAGTTGTGCAAAGCCCTGTTGTTGTAGTTCTTCGATATGTCGATAGAGCTCTTTGGCATTTGATCGACACTTCTTTGCTGTGCAGGACTTCTGGCAGAGAAGGGAGTGGATTTGCCATCGTTTGAGATAGAGGGGCTCGAGGGTTGGGTGCTTGTCGAA contains:
- a CDS encoding transposase, with the protein product LAHHFTGLCREIAPEITRNSGLLAILRTRPGRLSQKQIRRRQELFDKHPTLEPLYLKRWQIHSLLCQKSCTAKKCRSNAKELYRHIEELQQQGFAQLKTLAKTLQQWIEPIATMWRFTKNNAITEGFHRKMKLIQRRAFGFRNFENYRLRVLAQCQ